A single Pieris rapae chromosome 2, ilPieRapa1.1, whole genome shotgun sequence DNA region contains:
- the LOC110995620 gene encoding V-type proton ATPase 116 kDa subunit a1: MGAMFRSEEMALCQLFIQPEAAYTSVSELGEAGTVQFRDLNPDVNAFQRKFVNEVRRCDEMERKLRYIEAEVHKDKVHIPSVKDLPRAPNPREIIDLEAHLEKTENEILELSHNAINLKQNYLELTELKHVLEKTEAFFLAQEESGMDSLTKSLMSDETGQQAANRGRLGFVAGVVQRERVPAFERMLWRISRGNVFLRRAELDKPLEDPTSGNEIYKTVFVAFFQGEQLKSRIKKVCTGFHASLYPCPPSNSERQDMVKGVRTRLEDLNMVLNQTRDHRQRVLVSVAKELQSWSIMVRKMKAIYHTLNLFNMDVTQKCLIGECWVPTSDLPNVQKALADGSNACGSSIPSFLNCIETDEVPPTFNRTNRFTRGFQTLIDAYGVASYRECNPALYTIITFPFLFAVMFGDLGHGSIMAMFGLWMVVKEVSLAEKKSNNEIWNIFFAGRYIILLMGLFSMYTGLVYNDIFSKSMNIFGSTWYIPYDNDTLEHNAALTLDPKHSYVNAPYFIGIDPIWQSADNKIIFLNSYKMKLSIIFGVVHMIFGVCMSVVNYNFFKRRYSIILEFLPQVVFLCLLFLYMVFMMFFKWLAYSTFSTDEAYKQGCAPSVLILFINMMLFSSQEPEAGCKEFMFDGQGLVQRVFVLVSLACIPVMLLGKPLYLLATQKKKHEKPEHSNGNINQGIEMQEQTDISEAAPPKKAESHDHEEEEFSEIMIHQAIHTIEYVLSTISHTASYLRLWALSLAHAELSEVLWNMVLAMGLRTDGYVGAIKLYVAFCFWALFTLAILVMMEGLSAFLHTLRLHWVEFMSKFYSGLGYVFQPFCFKTILEQDEKDE, translated from the exons ttAAACCCAGACGTAAACGCGTTCCAACGCAAGTTCGTTAATGAAGTGCGTCGCTGCGATGAGATGGAGAGGAAATTGCGCTACATCGAGGCGGAAGTGCACAAGGACAAAGTTCACATTCCATCTGTCAAGGATCTTCCACGAGCCCCCAACCCGAGGGAGATTATCGACCTTGAG gCGCATTTGGAGAAGACGGAAAACGAAATCCTAGAGCTGTCCCACAACGCCATCAACCTGAAACAGAACTACTTAGAACTAACTGAGTTGAAGCACGTCTTGGAGAAAACTGAAGCATTTTTCCTTGCCCAAGAAGAAAGTGGCATGGATTCATTGACTAA ATCGCTGATGTCCGACGAGACTGGTCAGCAGGCTGCCAATCGAGGGCGCCTTGGCTTCGTAGCAGGTGTGGTACAGCGTGAGCGCGTTCCAGCATTCGAGAGAATGCTCTGGCGTATTTCTCGCGGAAACGTGTTCTTGCGTCGTGCTGAGCTGGACAAGCCTCTTGAGGATCCTACTTCT ggtaatgaaatttataagaCCGTGTTTGTTGCCTTCTTCCAAGGAGAACAGCTAAAGTCCCGCATCAAGAAAGTGTGCACAGGTTTCCATGCTTCGCTGTACCCTTGCCCACCATCTAACTCTGAGAGACAGGACATGGTCAAGGGAGTTAGAACACGACTTGAAGATCTTAACATG gttCTCAACCAAACCCGCGACCACAGACAGCGTGTTCTCGTGAGCGTTGCAAAGGAATTGCAGAGCTGGTCCATCATGGTCCGCAAGATGAAAGCGATCTATCATACTTTGAACCTGTTTAACATGGACGTCACCCAGAAGTGTCTGATCGGAGAGTGCTGGGTGCCCACTTCTGATTTGCCCAACGTACAAAAGGCTTTAGCTGATGGTTCG AACGCGTGTGGCAGCTCAATCCCATCTTTCCTGAACTGCATTGAAACTGATGAAGTTCCCCCAACCTTTAATAGGACCAACCGTTTCACCCGTGGTTTCCAGACCCTCATTGATGCTTACGGAGTTGCATCATACAGGGAATGTAACCCAG CACTCTACACAATCATAACTTTCCCATTCTTGTTCGCGGTGATGTTCGGAGATTTGGGCCATGGAAGTATAATGGCCATGTTTGGACTCTGGATGGTGGTCAAGGAGGTGTCTCTTGCTGAAAAGAAGTCCAACAACGAAATCTGGAACATTTTCTTCGCTGGTCGTTACATCATTCTTCTCATGGGTCTTTTCTCAATGTACACCGGACTAGTCTATAACGATATCTTCTCGAAGTCGATGAATATCTTCGGATCGACATGGTACATACCATATGACAATGACACGTTAGAACATAACGCCGCACTTACTTTGGACCCGAAACATTCTTACGTTAACGCACCTTACTTCATCGGTATTGATCCTATTTGGcag tcTGCTGACAACAAGATCATTTTCCTCAACTCATACAAGATGAAGCTATCAATCATTTTCGGTGTCGTCCACATGATCTTCGGTGTCTGCATGAGTGTTGTCAACTACAA ctTCTTCAAGCGTCGTTACTCAATCATCCTGGAGTTTTTGCCCCAAGTCGTTTTCCTGTGTCTGCTCTTCTTATACATGGTGTTCATGATGTTCTTCAAGTGGCTTGCATACAGTACTTTCTCAACAG ACGAGGCGTACAAGCAAGGTTGCGCACCATCAGTACTTATCCTGTTCATCAACATGATGCTATTCTCAAGCCAAGAACCTGAGGCAGGGTGCAAAGAGTTTATGTTCGACGGTCAGGGATTGGTTCAAAGAGTATTTGTCCTGGTCTCTTTGGCCTGTATCCCGGTTATGTTATTGGGCAAACCACTATACCTGCTCGCTACTCAGAAGAAGAAACAtgaaaag CCCGAACATTCGAATGGCAACATAAACCAAGGCATTGAAATGCAAGAACAGACAGACATATCCGAGGCAGCCCCGCCGAAGAAAGCAGAGTCACACGACCACGAGgaagaggagttcagtgaaATCATGATCCATCAAGCCATTCACACAATTGAATACGTCCTCAGTACCATCTCTCACACAGCCTCCTATTTGCGGCTGTGGGCTTTATCATTGGCTCACGCAG AGCTGTCAGAAGtattatggaacatggtgttaGCTATGGGACTGAGAACGGATGGTTACGTTGGCGCTATTAAGCTGTATGTGGCGTTCTGTTTCTGGGcgctctttacactggccATCCTGGTCATGATGGAAGGTCTTTCCGCTTTCTTGCATACACTGCGTTTGCACTG GGTGGAGTTCATGAGCAAGTTCTACTCAGGTCTGGGATACGTCTTCCAGCCCTTCTGCTTCAAGACAATCCTCGAACAAGACGAGAAAGATGAATAA
- the LOC110995607 gene encoding tetratricopeptide repeat protein 21B yields the protein MASIWNRCNIHYYIREKCYGKAKEISKHLSLQPSESNEFLFYHALCNVFEGQGQLGINELLPLQSNQDINLAVVMALIYSHKLVNTIEREDLYNLEAKLKEERKHADAKSLYYAGLFLSFAGKYEKSADYVNKSLRKDPNNLDAVILKAYNDMYLNIDMHVTIQDCLELVLSKNDKNVDGLLALAKLKYLLKDHDLSNLTLDKLIVHYPREVVPLIEKLKNEFAIKRWEAVYDTIERVLSLEPTNLEALKIRIFIALCKNSDYIEAVDQLNTLYTILENEETQNGYQFYDIAQTFSKICAKSSTVISQVYRFAQYAFEMYSSNVEYLSEVGYQCILQGKYKDALSFFKAASKIDSNSITALCGLTLCQMSDNGPTDQVAQQVELLFEMQGTNKFPILYLLSAQLHTKDATSYLNKAIDSQLSKVNTEPYSLTYIKNLDPEFLLNVYKEYKKYLPKKPLVITSYLSYSQDEKNVSVEKCLQLLKTITDACPGLIPALHELAKLQFQFGLPFEAEKLALQIGEMDNTHAGSQVLLAQIYIQQQQFVKAAQCLEMCLSYNFKVRDSAMYHFLNGVILKNLNQTQDALTFFTTSLHILNSKNNIGANKQIDDFNIIDKATLYLQMIELQTVVGLFGEAGKCLQEAIQEFSYTSEENRLLIARADIALRKTDIDTAIDTLNEVKPGQPYYFQAHSKMAHIYLKEKKDRAMFTNCFKDIVSNHPMADAHTMMGDAFMSIHEPVQAAESYETAYKGNPSNIQLVKKLGVALVKMHEYDKAVQHYENAIEQTNDDELRFEYLELLLKLKQYDKVDSVISSELNQPHNKERDTPTLKRRIKLLLTQAKSRDLKNSANTTLILSEAKDLQNAVLKRVEIDSKGDVQEEKEMLSKIIFLLSKVKAVKEPGVAASLLSEALMYSPRNPEFLFALAKLYAQMNNPEKCEQTCGVLLNAEPNNESAAVMMADLAFRKGELETAQRHLSQILSVKPTSWEALAQLVEVQWRRGKLSEVDPIMEQARLTMGKQEDPDYSYCEGLYSSYQGKVNAALRQLNIARRSQRCAGAAAKRMVLLCLTQHAQDSLREDDTRILALRTAEKLLVEVNPSERKGLHALLQLASKQKSQAERVLQELLPYVSEEGTQDDPYLILAIASAYNIVKQPTRAKNILKRTIASMTWTPEKADGLERCWLEVADNQINSGRVEAAKELLAKVLTHNKSCIAAYQYLGYISEKDQNYKSAAHNYEQAWIHSGKSDLSIGYKLSYAHLKLKKYPECIVVCRHILKVHPDYPKIKKDILEKAKSNLRT from the exons atggcgAGTATTTGGAATAGGTGTAACATTCACTATTATATAAGAGAAAAATGCTATGGCAAAGCTAAAGAAATTTCTAAGCATTTATCATTACAGCCTAGTGAAtctaatgaatttttattttaccacgCTTTATGCAATGTATTTGAAGGTCAAGGCCAGTTAGGCATTAATGAGTTGCTGCCACTACAGTCCAATCAAGATATCAACCTAGCTGTAGTCATGGCACTTATTTATAGCCACAAGCTTGTAAATACCATAGAAAGAGaggatttatataatttggaaGCTAAGTTAAAAGAAGAAAGGAAGCATGCAGATGCAAAATCACTTTACTATGCTGGTCTCTTTCTATCATTTGCTGGAAAGTATGAAAAGTCTGcagattatgtaaataaatctttaagaaAGGATCCTAACAACTTAGACGCAGTTATACTTAAAGCATATAATGATATGTACTTAAACATAGATATGCATGTTACTATACAAGACTGCTTGGAGctagttttaagtaaaaatgataaaaatgtgGATGGTTTACTTGCATTGGCAAAACTAAAGTATCTACTAAAAGATCATGATTTATCTAATTTGACTCTTGATAAATTGATTGTCCACTATCCCAGGGAAGTAGTTCCTTTGattgagaaattaaaaaatgaatttgctATTAAAAGATGGGAGGCTGTATATGATACCATAGAGCGAGTATTGTCATTAGAACCAACTAATCTAGAAGCCTTGAAAATTCGAATATTCATTGCCCTATGCAAAAATTCTGATTATATAGAAGCAGTTGACCAATTAAATACACTATATACAATTTTGGAAAATGAAGAGACGCAAAATGGATATCAGTTTTATGACATTGCACAGACGTTTTCTAAAATATGCGCAAAGTCTAGTACAGTTATATCGCAAGTTTACAGATTTGCACAATATGCATTTGAGATGTACTCAAGTAATGTTGAATATTTAAGTGAAGTTGGGTATCAATGTATTCTACAAGGCAAATACAAAGATGCACTAAGTTTCTTTAAGGCAGCTAGCAAAATCGATAGTAACTCTATAACAGCATTATGTGGTTTAACACTATGCCAAATGTCTGATAATGGCCCGACAGACCAAGTAGCACAGCAAGTTGAACTGTTATTTGAAATGCAAGgaacaaataaatttccaATTTTATACCTACTATCTGCACAATTGCATACAAAAGATGCAACTTCATATCTGAATAAGGCAATTGATTCTCAACTATCCAAAGTCAATACAGAACCATACAGTTTGACATACATCAAAAACCTTGATCCTGAATTTTTGCTCAATGTGTACAAAgagtataaaaagtatttgccGAAGAAACCTTTAGTCATAACAAGCTATTTATCCTATTCACAAGATGAAAAGAATGTATCGGTTGAGAAGTGCCTTCaattattgaaaacaataacTGATGCTTGCCCAGGCTTAATACCAGCTTTACATGAGTTAGCTAAACTACAGTTTCAGTTCGGTTTACCATTTGAAGCTGAGAAGTTGGCATTACAAATTGGAGAAATGGATAACACACATGCGGGAAGTCAAGTACTATTAGCACAGATCTATATACAACAACAGCAGTTTGTAAAGGCCGCTCAATGCTTGGAAATGTGTCTTAGTTACAACTTTAAAGTAAGGGATAGTGCGatgtatcattttttaaatggtgtgattttgaaaaatttaaaccaaACGCAAGATGCTCTGACATTTTTTACAACAAGTCTTCATATTCTTAATAGCAAGAATAACATTGgtgcaaacaaacaaatagatgatttcaatataatagataaagcAACATTGTATCTTCAAATGATTGAATTGCAAACTGTGGTGGGATTGTTTGGTGAAGCGGGGAAATGTTTGCAg GAGGCAATTCAAGAATTCTCATACACATCTGAAGAAAATCGTCTTTTAATCGCACGAGCCGATATTGCTCTTCGTAAAACGGATATCGATACCGCCATAGACACATTAAATGAAGTAAAACCAGGGCAGCCATATTACTTCCAAGCTCATAGTAAAATGGCCCATATATACCTTAAAGAGAAGAAAGATAGGGCAATGTTCACAAATTGTTTTAAGGATATCGTTAGTAATCATCCGATGGCAGATGCTCACACTATGATGGGTGATGCCTTTATGTCTATACATG AACCAGTACAAGCAGCTGAGTCGTATGAAACGGCATACAAAGGGAATCCGAGCAATATTCAATTAGTAAAGAAACTTGGTGTTGCTTTGGTCAAAATGCATGAATATGATAAAGCTGTACAGCACTATGAAAATGCAATTGAACAAACAAATGACGACGAATTAAGATTTGAATATTTGGAGCTTCTTCTTAAG CTCAAACAATATGACAAAGTGGACTCCGTAATATCATCTGAACTAAACCAACCACACAATAAAGAGAGAGACACTCCAACATTGAAGCGCCGAATCAAACTCCTACTCACCCAAGCGAAAAGCCGCGATTTAAAAAACTCTGCGAACACAACCCTTATACTGTCAGAGGCAAAAGATCTCCAGAATGCGGTCTTAAAGAGAGTCGAGATAGACTCGAAGGGAGATGTGCAAGAGGAGAAAGAGATGCTGTccaagattatatttttgctGTCGAAGGTTAAAGCGGTAAAAGAACCGGGCGTGGCTGCAAGTCTTCTATCGGAGGCTTTGATGTATTCGCCCAGAAATCCAGAGTTCTTGTTTGCATTGGCTAAATTGTATGCGCAG ATGAATAATCCAGAAAAGTGTGAACAAACATGTGGCGTTCTGTTGAATGCGGAGCCTAATAACGAGTCCGCGGCTGTCATGATGGCTGATTTGGCTTTTAGGaag GGAGAGTTAGAAACCGCTCAGCGCCACTTAAGCCAGATTTTATCAGTGAAACCGACAAGTTGGGAGGCACTGGCGCAGCTCGTTGAGGTCCAATGGCGGAGAGGAAAACTCTCTGAAGTGGACCCAATTATGGAACAGGCCAGACTGACTATGGGGAAGCAGGAAGATCCTG ATTACTCGTATTGTGAAGGGCTATACTCGTCATACCAGGGCAAGGTAAACGCGGCATTGCGTCAATTAAATATCGCGAGGCGGTCACAAAGATGCGCAGGCGCAGCTGCCAAGCGGATGGTTCTGCTTTGCCTTACACAACATGCACAGGATTCACTGCGGGAAGA tGACACTCGAATTCTAGCTTTACGCACTGCAGAGAAATTGCTTGTCGAAGTGAACCCATCTGAGAGGAAGGGTCTTCACGCATTACTACAATTGGCTTCCAAACAGAAGTCGCAGGCTGAAAGAGTTCTCCAAGAACTGTTGCCGTACGTCAGTGAGGAAGGAACACAAGACGATCCATATTTGATCCTGGCGATTGCTAGCGC gtACAATATAGTGAAGCAACCCACTCGAGccaaaaatatactaaaaagaaCAATCGCGTCTATGACATGGACTCCTGAGAAAGCCGATGGATTGGAGAG ATGCTGGCTAGAAGTGGCCGATAACCAGATTAATTCTGGAAGAGTTGAGGCCGCAAAGGAGCTCCTTGCGAAAGTCCTAACTCACAATAAGTCTTGCATCGCAGCCTATCAGTATCTGG GTTATATATCGGAAAAGGATCAAAACTACAAGAGCGCGGCACACAATTACGAACAAGCCTGGATCCATTCAGGCAAAAGCGATCTCTCAATTGGCTATAAACTTTCGTATGCgcacttaaaattaaagaaatatccCGAATGTATTGTTGTGTGCAGACACATATTGAAAGTGCATCCGGATTAtccgaaaataaaaaaagacatttTGGAAAAAGCGAAATCTAATTTGAGAACTTAa